A genomic window from Salvelinus sp. IW2-2015 linkage group LG13, ASM291031v2, whole genome shotgun sequence includes:
- the lrrc10 gene encoding leucine-rich repeat-containing protein 10 translates to MMGNVIRGAVAFIPSERCQRFLVGDLKEMPLDRTLDLSKLQLRRLPVAACLFNELVKLYLSGNNLSTLPADLQGLRKLQLLALDFNCFEELPAAVCQLPQLNILYLGNNQLWCLPRELGELKELNTLWLETNCFTEFPSVVCDLPNLKTLHLGYNQISKLPMELGGLEELRSIWLAGNQLCEFPPVLLAMHLLAVIDVDRNKIRRFPGLSHLQGLKLVIYDHNPCVNAPVVGEGVRRVGRWADSSDDEEDGEDGSKVCETPTEVKELASEGQLDSLLEKGCGSI, encoded by the coding sequence ATGATGGGGAACGTCATACGTGGCGCTGTGGCCTTCATCCCCTCCGAGCGCTGCCAGCGTTTCCTGGTGGGCGACCTGAAGGAGATGCCTCTCGATCGGACACTAGACCTGAGCAAACTGCAGCTGCGTCGTCTTCCTGTGGCTGCCTGCCTGTTCAATGAGCTGGTCAAGCTCTACCTAAGTGGCAACAACCTGAGCACCCTACCTGCAGACTTGCAGGGCCTGAGGAAGTTGCAGCTCTTAGCTCTTGACTTCAACTGTTTCGAGGAGCTGCCTGCGGCTGTGTGTCAGCTACCTCAGCTTAACATCCTGTATCTGGGCAACAACCAGCTCTGGTGCCTCCCCCGGGAGCTGGGCGAGCTGAAAGAACTTAATACCCTGTGGTTGGAGACTAACTGTTTCACTGAGTTCCCCAGTGTGGTCTGCGACCTCCCCAACCTCAAGACGCTCCATCTGGGGTACAACCAGATAAGCAAACTGCCCATGGAGCTCGGTGGGTTAGAGGAGCTTAGGAGTATCTGGCTAGCCGGGAACCAGCTGTGTGAGTTCCCGCCAGTGTTGCTCGCCATGCACCTTCTGGCCGTGATCGATGTGGACCGCAACAAAATCCGCCGCTTTCCTGGTCTGTCCCACTTGCAGGGGTTGAAACTGGTAATCTACGACCACAACCCCTGTGTGAACGCACCTGTGGTCGGGGAGGGGGTCAGAAGGGTTGGACGCTGGGCAGACAGCTCGGATGATGAAGAGGATGGTGAGGATGGGTCGAAAGTGTGTGAGACTCCGACTGAGGTGAAGGAACTTGCCTCGGAGGGACAACTGGACTCACTACTTGAAAAGGGTTGTGGAAGCATCTGA